A genomic stretch from Caulobacter sp. FWC2 includes:
- a CDS encoding glutaminase, giving the protein MKALSIPDVLAEVAVLVKPHFGKGRPADYIPELANVPGSKFGMAVRTVDGGEHVIGDADEGFSVQSITKVFALGLALNRLGDETWTRVGKEPSGTPFNHLSLLEAEGGVPRNPFINAGALAITDVLMDVTRDPAALVRDFAGFLCDERLEIDPTVAASELANAWQNRAIASLMRGKGTLTHEPEGVVAAYCRQCALTMSCRQLARAFLPLAAGGFSPVAQETVFPERLTRRLNSLLLTCGIYDSVGNFAYRVGLPAKSGVGGGIVAVIPGKATVAVWSPELDRFGTSVVGTAALEAFSQITNCSVL; this is encoded by the coding sequence ATGAAGGCGCTCTCGATCCCCGATGTGCTGGCCGAGGTGGCGGTGCTGGTGAAGCCTCACTTCGGCAAGGGCCGGCCGGCCGACTACATCCCGGAACTGGCCAATGTGCCGGGCAGCAAGTTCGGCATGGCCGTGCGCACGGTCGACGGCGGCGAGCACGTGATCGGCGACGCCGACGAGGGTTTCTCGGTCCAGAGCATCACCAAGGTCTTCGCCCTGGGCCTGGCGCTCAACCGCCTGGGCGACGAGACCTGGACCCGGGTCGGCAAGGAGCCGTCGGGCACGCCGTTCAACCACCTCTCCCTGCTGGAAGCCGAGGGCGGGGTGCCGCGCAACCCGTTCATCAATGCGGGCGCCCTGGCGATCACCGACGTGCTGATGGACGTCACCCGCGACCCGGCGGCCCTGGTCCGCGACTTCGCCGGCTTCCTTTGCGACGAGCGGCTGGAGATCGATCCGACGGTGGCGGCGTCCGAACTGGCCAACGCCTGGCAGAACCGGGCCATCGCCAGCCTGATGCGCGGAAAGGGCACCTTGACCCACGAGCCCGAGGGCGTGGTGGCCGCCTATTGCCGCCAGTGCGCCCTGACCATGAGCTGCCGCCAGCTGGCGCGGGCCTTCCTGCCCCTGGCGGCCGGTGGCTTCTCGCCGGTGGCCCAGGAGACGGTGTTTCCCGAGCGGCTGACCCGGCGGCTCAATTCCCTGCTGCTGACCTGCGGCATCTATGACAGCGTCGGCAACTTCGCCTATCGCGTCGGCCTGCCGGCCAAGAGCGGGGTGGGCGGCGGCATCGTCGCGGTAATCCCGGGCAAGGCGACCGTGGCGGTGTGGTCGCCGGAGCTGGACCGCTTCGGCACGTCGGTGGTCGGCACGGCGGCCCTGGAGGCGTTCAGCCAGATCACGAATTGCTCAGTGCTGTAG